GAGGAACTGCTCAAGCTATAGACATAGCGGCTCGGGGTTGGTCGGAGCAACCGCCGGCTGAGGCATCCCTGCCTCAGCCTTTTTTATTTTTCCACCCCATCGGCTCATTTCATGACCTGGCTCAAGGCGTGGGCGGCGGCGGCAGCTTAAGTTTCTGTGGCAAGGCTCCTCGGCCTGGGGCCTTCCGGTGGGGGCGTTATAAGTATTTAGAAAGTATTAAAACAGATGAATAAGTGTTACTGTTATCAGAAATAAGTTGATTAAAATGTAAACTGATGGATATTTGCTCTGACGGGTTGTATGGGCAAAACTTATTATCTCGACCTGGTGTATCTGGCGGCTTTCGCCTTCGGGGGGTTGTTGTTCGCCCTGGCCCCGGTGGTGCTGGGGAAGCTGCTGTCGGCCCGGCACACGCGGCAATCGGCCAATAAAACCGGCCAGTTTGTGGAGTGTGGCATGGATCCCATTGGCGATGCCTGGATTCGCTACAGTGCGGTGTATTATTTGTATGCCTTGATTTTTGTGGCCTTCGCTGTGGATGTGCTCTTTTTGATTCCGGTCGCGCTGGTGTATGACCGCGAATTTGCCTGGCGCGATCTGGTGGAGGTGCTGCTTTTTGTGGGGATCCTGTCCCTGGTCATTGTGTACGCCTGGAAGAAAGGAATTTTTGAATGGACCCGGAAGTCCAGTGCTCCCAGATCGTGAAGTTTGCCCGGCTGGAGGACCTGCTGGCCCTTGGACGAGCCAACTCGTTGTGGCCATTGACTTTCGGACTGGCCTGCTGCGCCATCGAGATGATGGCCGCGGGGGCCTCGCGCTTTGATCTGGCGCGCTTTGGAGCCGAGGTGTTTCGCCCCTCCCCGCGGCAGGCCGATGTCATGATCGTGGCCGGGACCATTACCAAAAAAATGGCGCCGGCGGTAAAGACGTTGTACGACCAGATGCCAGAGCCGAAGTGGGTGATTGCCATGGGCAATTGTGCCATTTCCGGCGGGCCGTTCGTGTACCCCGGCCAATATTCCGTGGTGGAGGGGGTGGACAAACTGTTTCCTGTGGACGTGTACATTCCCGGCTGTCCGCCGCGACCGGAAGCGCTGATCGAGGGGATTTTAGCGTTGGAAAAGAAACTGACCGGCAAACGGCGATGGCCGGAGGTTAAGCCGCCGCCGGCCTCGGAGCCGGTGGCCTAAACAATTTAATTATGAGCATAAATAATACTAATACACCAAAGGAGGTGGCGTCCCCCCTGCGACCAGGGGTGCATCCTTTGGCCCATCTCGCCCTTCCTTTTGAGGCGGTGGATTATCATCGCCGCGGCGTTCATTTCGAGGCGCAAGTGGAGCCTGCGCAGGTGGTGCTGGCTGCGGTGCTCATGGATCAGGAGGGCTTTGCCCTGGATGCGGTAACCGGAGTGGACTGGCCGCAGGACAATCAGATGGAGGTGATTTATGATTACTTCCATCCGGCACTGGGCTGGCGGGCGGCGGTACGGACGCGAGTTTCCCGGGGTTTGCCGGAGGTGCCCTCCATTTCCGCAATCTTTCCCGGCGCGAACTGGCATGAGCGCGAAGCCTGGGAATTTTTTGGCATTCACTTTACCGGGCATCCCAACCTGACGCCCTTGTTGTTGCCCGATGACGCGGACTACCACCCCTTGCGGAAAGACTTTGCGGCTGCATGACGCCTGCTGAGGCCATTGAGGCCGCCCGCCGGGCGGGGAACGAAACCTTCATTCTCAACCTGGGGCCGCAGCATCCGGCCACCCACGGCGTGTTGCGCATCAAGTTGACGATGGATGGCGAGTACATTTTGCGGGCTGAACCTGTTGCCGGGTACATCCATCGGATGCACGAAAAGATGGGGGAAAATCGTACCTGGGCCCAATACCTCCCCAACACCAGCCGCATTGATTATCTCTCCGCCATGACCTACACCCATGCCTATGTAGCGGCGGTGGAGCGGGCGGCGGGCATTGAAGTGCCACGACGGGCAGAGTTTATTCGCGTCATCACTTCCGAATTGAACCGCATTTCCAGTCACCTGGTGTGGTTTGGCGCCTTTTTGCTGGACCTGGGCGGCTTTACGCCGCTGCTGTATGCTTTTGATGACCGGGAAAAAATTCTGGACATGCTGGAGGCCATCACCGGCTCGCGGTTGACCTACTGTTATTATCGTTTTGGCGGGGTGTACAATGATGTGGATGACGCCTTTTTAAGCGCGGCCCGGGATTTTGTGCCATACATGCGCGAGCGTCTGAAAATGTATGAAACCCTGGTGACCGAAAACCTCATCCTGCGCAAGCGCCTGGAGGGCATTGGCCCCATCAGCAAAAAGATGTGCCAAAAGTATGGTGCCACCGGGCCGGTCATGCGCGGCTCCGGCATAGCTTATGATGTGCGGCGCATGGAGCCTTACTCGGTGTACCCGGAATTGGAGTTTGATATTCCCAATTATCCAGAGGGGGACTGCATGGCCCGTTATCGGGTGCGGATGGAGGAAATGGCGCAAAGTCTGCGCATCATAGAACAGGCTGTAGCCATGATTCCTGCCGGGCCATTTCAAACGCCGGGAGTGCCCCGCGCACTCAAACCGCCGCCGGGCGACTATTGTTTTGCGGTCGAGGCGGCCCGCGGACGTCTGCTGGTGCGGATTGTCAGCGACGGCAAGGAAATGCCCTATCGGGTGCGCTGGCGCACCCCGTCCTTTTGCAACATCACGCTCTTTGAGGAAGCCAGCCGCGGCATGATGCTGGCGGATGCGCTGGCCTTATTGGGCAGCCTGGATCTGGTAATTCCGGATATTGATCGCTAAAAATGAGTCTCCCAGAACCCATACGCCTCATGGCTTACCTGTTCGGCCTTATGGCCTTTGTGGGGCTGAATGCTGCGTATCTGGTTTGGGCCGAGCGCAAAGGTTCCGGCCGCTTTCAACGCCGGCTGGGGCCAACGGAGGCGGGGTTTGCCGGCTTGTTGCAGCCCATAGCCGACAGTATCAAGCTGCTTACCAAACAACTCCTGGTACCGCCCACCGTGGATGGGGTGTTGTTCCGCACCGCCCCCCTGCTGGTCATTATTCCGGCCATGGTCAGCCTGGCGGTCATTCCCTTCAGCGACTCGCTGCTGGCGCGCAACATTCATTTGGGATTGCTGGTGGTCTTTTCCTTCGGCTCCATCCACGTGCTGGCAGTGATGTTGGCCGGGTGGGCATCACGCAACAAATACGCCATCATCTCCGCCGCGCGGGTGGTATCGCAAAATGTGGCCTACGAAATCCCCATGCTTTTGGTGGTCATTACCCTGCTCATGAGCACCGGCACCACGAACCTGGTGGAAATTGTGCAGCAACAGGCCGGTCCATTTTGGAAGTGGAACATTTTCCGCCTGGATCACAATCCTCTCGCCCCGGTGACGTTTCTGGTGTTCTACATTTGCATGCTGGCGGAAACCAACCGGGCCCCTTTTGACATGGCGGAGGCGGAAAGCGAGCTGGTGGCGGGCGCCATAACCGAATACTCCGGTATGGGCTTCGGGGTTTTCTTCATCGGAGAGTACGCCAACGTGCTGGTGGGTTGCGCCCTGGCCACCTTGCTCTTTCTGGGGGGCTGGCAAAGTCCCATCGGGATTTTGCCTGGAGCCTTTTGGTTTTTGCTCAAAATGTATGTGCTGATTTTTGCCGTCATGTGGGTGCGCTGGACGTTTCCCCGCACCCAATTCTACACGTTATTGAACCTGTCGTGGAAAGTGCTGATCCCCATTTCGCTGGGGACGCTGGTGCTGACCGCCATCACTTTGAAACTGTTTTAATGATGCCATGAAAAGCGCCCATGATTTCTGGAAGGGATGCCTAAGCCTCTGGGCGGGGCTGCGGGTGACCTTGCGCGAGTTCTTCAAGCCCCCGGTCACCGAGCAATACCCCTACGAGGCGCCCCAGATCCCTCCACGTTTTCGCGGGCACATCGAGCTGGTGCGCGATCCCAAAACAGGCGAACCGATTTGCTTTGCCTGCAAGGCCTGCGAGAAAGTCTGCCCCAGCGACTGCATCGTGGTGGAGGGGGAGAAAAAGCCGGGCGCCAAACGCAAATCGGTGACCGTGTTCAAACTGGATTTTACCAAGTGCAGTTTGTGTGGCTCCTGCATCGAGGCCTGCAAAAGCGGCGCCATTCGTTTTTCCAAAGATTACAACTTGGCCGGCTTCTCCCGGGAGGAGTTTATCATGGACCTTTTCAAGCGTCTGGAGGAAGAAGCCCAAAACCAGCCGCCCGCACCGCCGCCCCAGCATGAGCCTGGGGCGGAGGCGCGAGCGCCAGCGAAGACGCCGGATGTGGTCGTGGTCACAGTAGAAGGGCAGGGGAGGTAATGGCTGTGCTGGGCATGTTGGGTGAAGGTGCCGCCGAGCTGAGCATCGCGGCCCTGTTCTGGTTTTTCGTCGTGCTGGCTGCGGGAGGGGCGCTGATTGCAGTGCTGACCACCCGGGTGATTCGCAGTGTTTGTGGACTGGCCATTTGTTGTCTGGGACTGGCCGGTCTTTATTATTATCTGCACAGCCCGTTTCTGGCGCTGATGGAAGTGCTCATCTACATCGGCGCCGTCTGTGTCACCATTGTCTTTGCCATCATGCTGGCTGAGCCGGATGAGCCCCCGCCGGCGCCCCGCACGCGGGCCACCTGGGTATGGGCCATGCTGATGCTGGTGCCGGCGTTTGGGGTGTTTCTGCTGCTCAGTCACCTCAGTCTGGCCGGACCCTGGCCTGCCCTGGGCGAGACGCGGGCTGACGATTCCCTCAAAGCGGTGGGGCTGGCTCTTCTGACGAAATACTGTCTGGCGTTTGAGCTGATTTCGCTGGTGCTGCTGGCCGCCATTCTGGGGGCGCTGGTGGTGGCGCGCGAAGGGCGCACAAGAGAACACTGATATGCCCGCTTATCAAAAACCCGAAGTTTATCTGGTATTGGCGGCTTTTCTGCTGGCCGCCGGTATCTTTGGCCTGTTGCGCCGGCGTACGCTGGTGGGGATGCTCATCTCCGGAGAGCTGATCTTTTCCGCTGCGGCGCTCAATTTTGTGGCGCTCAATCACTTTCATGCGCCGGAACCGGCGCAAGGCCAGATTTTTGTGTTGTTCATCATGGGGTTGGCGGCTGCCGAGGTGTCCATTGCCCTGAGCATCATTATTGCGGTGTATCGCAATTACCGCTCCATTCAGACGCGCGACCTCACCGATTTGAAGGGATAACCGGTCATGGAAAGCGCCCACGATGTCCGGCTGTTATTAGCCCTGCTGGCCCCCCTGTTGGGAGCGGGGCTGGTGCTGTTGAACCGCCAGCATCCCAACCGGCGTGAAGCCGGCTCGCTGGTGGCGGCCGTGGCGTTGCTGGCCATCACTTTGTCGCTGCTGCCGGAAATCAAGGCGGACCGCAAACTGGTCTATACTCTTTTTTCCTTGCTGCCGGGGCTGAGCATCAGCCTGCGCGCGGATGCCTTGTCCATGCTTTTTGCCGTCACAGCCTCCGCCTTGTGGGTGGTCACCGTTTTTTATTCCGCGGGTTACATGCGGGGTCTGCGTGAGCATGCCCAGACACGCTTCAATGTGTGTTTTGCGCTGGCTTTGTTTGGGGCCATCGGCTGCGCCTTCGCGGATAATTTGCTCACCCTGTATCTCTTTTACGAAATCATCAGCATCACCACCTATCCCCTGGTGGCCCATCATCAGGATGAGGAAGGATATACAGGCGGTAAAAAGTATCTGACCTATCTGACTCTGACGGCCAAAGGTCTGGTGCTGCCCGCCATGGCTGCAATCTATGCACTAACCGGCACATTGGACTTTGCCGACAACATCCGGCCCGGTATCTTGCCAGCAGACACCTCGCGGCTGGTCTTTACATTCTTATATGTCGCCTGCCTGCTGGGATTCGCCAAAAACGGCATCATGCCTCTTCATCATTGGCTGCCCGGGGCCATGGTGGCTCCGACGCCGGTGAGCGCCTTGCTGCACGCTGTGGCGGTGGTCAAGGCAGGCGTGTTTGCCACGGTACGCGTCATGTTGCACGTATTTGGCACGGAGCGGATGGAGGCTTTTGGTCTGGGACTGCCCACG
This is a stretch of genomic DNA from Verrucomicrobiia bacterium. It encodes these proteins:
- a CDS encoding NADH-quinone oxidoreductase subunit A; this translates as MGKTYYLDLVYLAAFAFGGLLFALAPVVLGKLLSARHTRQSANKTGQFVECGMDPIGDAWIRYSAVYYLYALIFVAFAVDVLFLIPVALVYDREFAWRDLVEVLLFVGILSLVIVYAWKKGIFEWTRKSSAPRS
- the nuoB gene encoding NADH-quinone oxidoreductase subunit NuoB; this translates as MDPEVQCSQIVKFARLEDLLALGRANSLWPLTFGLACCAIEMMAAGASRFDLARFGAEVFRPSPRQADVMIVAGTITKKMAPAVKTLYDQMPEPKWVIAMGNCAISGGPFVYPGQYSVVEGVDKLFPVDVYIPGCPPRPEALIEGILALEKKLTGKRRWPEVKPPPASEPVA
- a CDS encoding NADH-quinone oxidoreductase subunit C, coding for MSINNTNTPKEVASPLRPGVHPLAHLALPFEAVDYHRRGVHFEAQVEPAQVVLAAVLMDQEGFALDAVTGVDWPQDNQMEVIYDYFHPALGWRAAVRTRVSRGLPEVPSISAIFPGANWHEREAWEFFGIHFTGHPNLTPLLLPDDADYHPLRKDFAAA
- a CDS encoding NADH-quinone oxidoreductase subunit D, with product MTPAEAIEAARRAGNETFILNLGPQHPATHGVLRIKLTMDGEYILRAEPVAGYIHRMHEKMGENRTWAQYLPNTSRIDYLSAMTYTHAYVAAVERAAGIEVPRRAEFIRVITSELNRISSHLVWFGAFLLDLGGFTPLLYAFDDREKILDMLEAITGSRLTYCYYRFGGVYNDVDDAFLSAARDFVPYMRERLKMYETLVTENLILRKRLEGIGPISKKMCQKYGATGPVMRGSGIAYDVRRMEPYSVYPELEFDIPNYPEGDCMARYRVRMEEMAQSLRIIEQAVAMIPAGPFQTPGVPRALKPPPGDYCFAVEAARGRLLVRIVSDGKEMPYRVRWRTPSFCNITLFEEASRGMMLADALALLGSLDLVIPDIDR
- the nuoH gene encoding NADH-quinone oxidoreductase subunit NuoH → MSLPEPIRLMAYLFGLMAFVGLNAAYLVWAERKGSGRFQRRLGPTEAGFAGLLQPIADSIKLLTKQLLVPPTVDGVLFRTAPLLVIIPAMVSLAVIPFSDSLLARNIHLGLLVVFSFGSIHVLAVMLAGWASRNKYAIISAARVVSQNVAYEIPMLLVVITLLMSTGTTNLVEIVQQQAGPFWKWNIFRLDHNPLAPVTFLVFYICMLAETNRAPFDMAEAESELVAGAITEYSGMGFGVFFIGEYANVLVGCALATLLFLGGWQSPIGILPGAFWFLLKMYVLIFAVMWVRWTFPRTQFYTLLNLSWKVLIPISLGTLVLTAITLKLF
- a CDS encoding NADH-quinone oxidoreductase subunit I, encoding MKSAHDFWKGCLSLWAGLRVTLREFFKPPVTEQYPYEAPQIPPRFRGHIELVRDPKTGEPICFACKACEKVCPSDCIVVEGEKKPGAKRKSVTVFKLDFTKCSLCGSCIEACKSGAIRFSKDYNLAGFSREEFIMDLFKRLEEEAQNQPPAPPPQHEPGAEARAPAKTPDVVVVTVEGQGR
- a CDS encoding NADH-quinone oxidoreductase subunit J, which produces MLGEGAAELSIAALFWFFVVLAAGGALIAVLTTRVIRSVCGLAICCLGLAGLYYYLHSPFLALMEVLIYIGAVCVTIVFAIMLAEPDEPPPAPRTRATWVWAMLMLVPAFGVFLLLSHLSLAGPWPALGETRADDSLKAVGLALLTKYCLAFELISLVLLAAILGALVVAREGRTREH
- the nuoK gene encoding NADH-quinone oxidoreductase subunit NuoK, whose translation is MPAYQKPEVYLVLAAFLLAAGIFGLLRRRTLVGMLISGELIFSAAALNFVALNHFHAPEPAQGQIFVLFIMGLAAAEVSIALSIIIAVYRNYRSIQTRDLTDLKG
- a CDS encoding monovalent cation/H+ antiporter subunit D family protein gives rise to the protein MESAHDVRLLLALLAPLLGAGLVLLNRQHPNRREAGSLVAAVALLAITLSLLPEIKADRKLVYTLFSLLPGLSISLRADALSMLFAVTASALWVVTVFYSAGYMRGLREHAQTRFNVCFALALFGAIGCAFADNLLTLYLFYEIISITTYPLVAHHQDEEGYTGGKKYLTYLTLTAKGLVLPAMAAIYALTGTLDFADNIRPGILPADTSRLVFTFLYVACLLGFAKNGIMPLHHWLPGAMVAPTPVSALLHAVAVVKAGVFATVRVMLHVFGTERMEAFGLGLPTAYFVAITIVAASVIALSQDNLKLRLAYSTVSQLSYIILGVALLTPAAIEGGLVHIANHAFSKITLFFCAGAIYVATHKKNISEMAGLGRAMPVTFGAFAIASLSMIGAPPVAGFVTKWNLLLGAWDAKSVLIIVVLLASTLLNAAYFVPVVYQAFFRAFPEGETQPHVREAHPAMVVPLAITAGVSVVLGCYPDFFMRLTQAVLP